From the Scatophagus argus isolate fScaArg1 chromosome 21, fScaArg1.pri, whole genome shotgun sequence genome, one window contains:
- the llgl2 gene encoding LLGL scribble cell polarity complex component 2 isoform X1 — translation MKRFRRHGQESQRDRLKQELFHFNKTVEHGFPHQPSALSYSPSLQLLAIGTRSGAIKLYGAPGVEFMGLHDENAAVTQVHFLPHQVELVTLLDDNSLHMWTLRAHQGLSELLEIGRFSLTGPPGAPPSVTRVTAVLAHSSGELLLLGTEGGHVFIVEVPGFRELEERNISLDQVANSVPDDYIGRRNLEHVEALQENPVNPNQVVIGYGRGLMVIWDLEKQCALQHIPATQQLESVWWTEDGRYILSSHSDGSYCRWMVGGEDMNEEEEEEKSDIPYGHFPCKAISKIIQLPTKEGPPFLLFSGGMPRASYGDRHCITVIHSKTHVALDFTSRIIDFFAIREGPQHTGDPSALVVLVEEELVVIDLQTEGWPVIQTPYLVPLHSSAITCSHHVSAIPLKLWERVIAAGDLQKTHYSKRPWPITGGQNLASDPPQRDLLLTGHEDGTVRFWDASGVCLYPMYKLSTAGVFHTDADPNDNMNQGTEGEWPPFRKVGCFDPYSDDPRLGIQKIHLCKYSGYLTVAGTAGQILVLELNDEAAEQTVEAKVVDLLQGQEGFRWKGHARLDVREDPVLFPPGFQPFSLVQCQPPAVVTALTLHSEWKLVAFGTSHGFGLYDYQQKNTVLIKCTLNPSDQLAMEGPLSRVKSIKKSLRQSFRRIRRSRVSLRKHHVNNAAKLQEANARLEAELAEMELAPVQRKIEARSSDDSFTGLVRTLYFADTFLSDSSHSTPSLWAGTNGGCVFAYMLRLPPVEQRADEPVTAQQAKEIQLMHRAPVVGIVVLDGHGAPLPEPLEVAHDLARSPDMQGSHHLLVISEEQFKVFTLPKVSAKMKLKLTAIDGSRVRRVGVAWFGSSRSEDYGESGLVVLTNQGDLHVVSLPTVKMQVQYPCIRREDVSGIASCVFTKHGQGFYLISPSEFERFSLSTRCLVEPRCLVEVPLRSGSSNQHRSQPDGASSAHRNARQDSEDAESAARRVMEHALLNDEKVLQEIQKSLEGDQTSFLENNVKSAVA, via the exons ATGAAGAGGTTCAGGCGACACGGCCAGGAGTCCCAGAGAGATCGACTCAAACAGGAGCTCTTCCACTTCAACAAG ACGGTGGAGCATGGATTCCCCCACCAGCCCAGTGCTCTGAGCTACAGTCcctccctgcagctgctggcCATTGGCACCCGCTCCGGGGCCATCAAACT ATATGGAGCTCCAGGTGTGGAGTTCATGGGTCTGCACGATGAGAATGCTGCTGTTACACAGGTGCACTTCCTCCCTCACCAG GTTGAACTTGTTACTCTGCTGGATGACAACAGTCTGCACATGTGGACTTTAAGAGCCCACCAGGGACTCTCTGAACTTCTGGAGATAGGACGCTTCTCTCTCACTGGACCACCTGG CGCCCCTCCAAGTGTGACCAGGGTGACGGCAGTGCTGGCCCACTCCTCAggggagctgctgctgctggggacAGAAGGAGGACATGTCTTCATAGTTGAAGTCCCGGGCTTTAGAGAGCTTGAAGAGAGAAACATCAGTCTCGACCAAGTGGCCAACAG TGTGCCAGATGACTACATCGGCCGCAGGAATCTAGAACACGTAGAGGCCTTACAGGAGAATCCAGTCAACCCGAACCAGGTTGTTATTGGCTATGGACGAGGTCTTATGGTTATCTGGGATCTGGAGAAACAGTGTGCCCTCCAGCACATCCCTGCCACACAG CAACTGGAGAGTGTGTGGTGGACAGAGGACGGACGCTACATTCTCAGTTCGCACAGTGATGGAAGTTACTGTCGATGGATGGTGGGTGGAGAGGACAtgaacgaggaggaggaggaggagaaatcaGACATTCCTTACG GACATTTCCCCTGCAAGGCCATTTCTAAAATAATTCAGCTTCCTACGAAAGAAGG gcCTCCGTTCCTGCTGTTCAGTGGTGGTATGCCCAGGGCCAGTTACGGGGACAGACACTGTATTACAGTGATCCACAGTAAAACGCATGTGGCTCTGGATTTCACCTCCAGAATTATCGACTTCTTCGCCATCAGAGAAGGGCCTCAGCACACAG GAGATCCCAGTGCACTGGTGGTCTTGGTAGAGGAAGAGCTGGTAGTGATCGACTTGCAGACAGAGGGCTGGCCGGTCATTCAGACGCCATACTTGGTTCCCCTTCACAGCTCAGCCATCACCTGCTCCCACCACGTCTCTGCTATCCCCCTCAAATTGTGGGAAAGGGTCATTGCTGCTGGAgacctgcagaaaacacactaCTCCAAAAGG CCATGGCCAATAACTGGAGGACAGAACCTGGCCTCAGATCCTCCGCAGAGAGACCTGCTTCTTACGGG GCATGAGGATGGGACGGTGCGTTTCTGGGATGCATCGGGAGTCTGTCTGTATCCCATGTACAAGTTAAGCACAGCTGGAGTCTTCCACACAGATGCTGACCCCAATGACAACATGAACCAAGGCACTGAAGGAGAGTGGCCACCATTCAGGAAG GTTGGTTGTTTCGACCCATACAGTGATGACCCGAGGCTCGGCATTCAGAAGATCCACCTTTGTAAATACAGCGGTTATCTGACTGTGGCTGGCACTGCCGGACAG ATCCTGGTGCTGGAGCTGAACGAtgaggcagcagagcagacagtggaggctAAAGTTGTGGATTTGCTGCAGGGTCAAGAGGGCTTCCGCTGGAAA GGTCACGCTCGGCTGGACGTGAGAGAGGATCCGGTGCTGTTTCCTCCAGGCTTCCAGCCCTTTTCTCTGGTGCAGTGCCAGCCTCCTGCTGTGGTCACAGCCCTCACCCTGCACTCAGAGTGGAAGCTGGTAGCTTTTGGCACCAGCCATGGCTTTGGCCTATACGACTACCAACAGAAGAACACCGTCCTCATCAA GTGCACCCTGAACCCCAGTGACCAGCTGGCCATGGAGGGTCCTCTGTCCAGGGTGAAGAGCATAAAGAAGTCCCTCCGACAGTCCTTCAGGAGAATCAGACGCAGCCGAGTTTCGCTAAGGAAACATCACGTCAACAACGCTGCCAAG CTCCAGGAGGCGAACGCTCGTCTGGAGGCCGAACTCGCAGAGATGGAGCTGGCCCCTGTCCAGAGGAAGATCGAGGCTCGCTCCTCGGATGACTCCTTCACTGGTCTTGTACGGACGCTCTATTTTGCAGACACCTTCCTCTCTGACA gtTCACATAGCACACCCTCCCTATGGGCAGGGACCAATGGGGGCTGCGTGTTTGCATACATGCTCCGCCTTCCTCCTGTAGAGCAACGAGCAGACGAACCAGTCACAGCCCAGCAGG CTAAGGAGATCCAGCTGATGCACCGGGCTCCTGTTGTTGGCATAGTGGTGCTGGATGGCCACGGAGCCCCCCTCCCTGAGCCTCTGGAGGTGGCCCACGACCTGGCTCGCTCACCGGACATGCAGGGCTCACACCACCTCCTGGTCATATCTGAGGAACAGTTCAAG GTCTTCACCCTGCCGAAGGTGAGCGCTAagatgaagctgaagctgaCGGCCATCGACGGCTCCAGAGTGCGGAGGGTAGGCGTGGCCTGGTTCGGCAGCAGTCGATCAGAAGACTACGGCGAGAGCGGCCTAGTGGTTCTGACCAATCAGGGAGACCTCCACGTGGTGTCGCTGCCGACAGTCAAGATGCAGGTTCAGTACCCCTGCATCCGCCGAGAGGATGTTAGCGGCATTGCTTCCTGTGTCTTCACAAAGCACGGACAGG GCTTCTACCTGATCTCTCCATCTGAGTTTGAACGCTTCTCTCTGTCCACCCGCTGCCTGGTGGAGCCTCGCTGTCTGGTGGAGGTTCCCCTCCGTTCAGGCTCCTCCAACCAACACAGGTCGCAGCCTGATGGAGCTTCTTCTGCTCATAG AAATGCCAGACAAGACAGTGAGGATGCAG AAAGTGCAGCTAGACGCGTTATGGAGCATGCTTTGCTGAATGACGAGA aaGTACTTCAGGAGATCCAGAAGTCACTAGAAGGAGACCAGAC GTCATTCTTGGAGAATAATGTGAAGAGTGCTGTAGCTTGA
- the llgl2 gene encoding LLGL scribble cell polarity complex component 2 isoform X2, producing MKRFRRHGQESQRDRLKQELFHFNKTVEHGFPHQPSALSYSPSLQLLAIGTRSGAIKLYGAPGVEFMGLHDENAAVTQVHFLPHQVELVTLLDDNSLHMWTLRAHQGLSELLEIGRFSLTGPPGAPPSVTRVTAVLAHSSGELLLLGTEGGHVFIVEVPGFRELEERNISLDQVANSVPDDYIGRRNLEHVEALQENPVNPNQVVIGYGRGLMVIWDLEKQCALQHIPATQQLESVWWTEDGRYILSSHSDGSYCRWMVGGEDMNEEEEEEKSDIPYGHFPCKAISKIIQLPTKEGPPFLLFSGGMPRASYGDRHCITVIHSKTHVALDFTSRIIDFFAIREGPQHTGDPSALVVLVEEELVVIDLQTEGWPVIQTPYLVPLHSSAITCSHHVSAIPLKLWERVIAAGDLQKTHYSKRPWPITGGQNLASDPPQRDLLLTGHEDGTVRFWDASGVCLYPMYKLSTAGVFHTDADPNDNMNQGTEGEWPPFRKVGCFDPYSDDPRLGIQKIHLCKYSGYLTVAGTAGQILVLELNDEAAEQTVEAKVVDLLQGQEGFRWKGHARLDVREDPVLFPPGFQPFSLVQCQPPAVVTALTLHSEWKLVAFGTSHGFGLYDYQQKNTVLIKCTLNPSDQLAMEGPLSRVKSIKKSLRQSFRRIRRSRVSLRKHHVNNAAKLQEANARLEAELAEMELAPVQRKIEARSSDDSFTGLVRTLYFADTFLSDSSHSTPSLWAGTNGGCVFAYMLRLPPVEQRADEPVTAQQAKEIQLMHRAPVVGIVVLDGHGAPLPEPLEVAHDLARSPDMQGSHHLLVISEEQFKVFTLPKVSAKMKLKLTAIDGSRVRRVGVAWFGSSRSEDYGESGLVVLTNQGDLHVVSLPTVKMQVQYPCIRREDVSGIASCVFTKHGQGFYLISPSEFERFSLSTRCLVEPRCLVEVPLRSGSSNQHRSQPDGASSAHRNARQDSEDAEVLQEIQKSLEGDQTSFLENNVKSAVA from the exons ATGAAGAGGTTCAGGCGACACGGCCAGGAGTCCCAGAGAGATCGACTCAAACAGGAGCTCTTCCACTTCAACAAG ACGGTGGAGCATGGATTCCCCCACCAGCCCAGTGCTCTGAGCTACAGTCcctccctgcagctgctggcCATTGGCACCCGCTCCGGGGCCATCAAACT ATATGGAGCTCCAGGTGTGGAGTTCATGGGTCTGCACGATGAGAATGCTGCTGTTACACAGGTGCACTTCCTCCCTCACCAG GTTGAACTTGTTACTCTGCTGGATGACAACAGTCTGCACATGTGGACTTTAAGAGCCCACCAGGGACTCTCTGAACTTCTGGAGATAGGACGCTTCTCTCTCACTGGACCACCTGG CGCCCCTCCAAGTGTGACCAGGGTGACGGCAGTGCTGGCCCACTCCTCAggggagctgctgctgctggggacAGAAGGAGGACATGTCTTCATAGTTGAAGTCCCGGGCTTTAGAGAGCTTGAAGAGAGAAACATCAGTCTCGACCAAGTGGCCAACAG TGTGCCAGATGACTACATCGGCCGCAGGAATCTAGAACACGTAGAGGCCTTACAGGAGAATCCAGTCAACCCGAACCAGGTTGTTATTGGCTATGGACGAGGTCTTATGGTTATCTGGGATCTGGAGAAACAGTGTGCCCTCCAGCACATCCCTGCCACACAG CAACTGGAGAGTGTGTGGTGGACAGAGGACGGACGCTACATTCTCAGTTCGCACAGTGATGGAAGTTACTGTCGATGGATGGTGGGTGGAGAGGACAtgaacgaggaggaggaggaggagaaatcaGACATTCCTTACG GACATTTCCCCTGCAAGGCCATTTCTAAAATAATTCAGCTTCCTACGAAAGAAGG gcCTCCGTTCCTGCTGTTCAGTGGTGGTATGCCCAGGGCCAGTTACGGGGACAGACACTGTATTACAGTGATCCACAGTAAAACGCATGTGGCTCTGGATTTCACCTCCAGAATTATCGACTTCTTCGCCATCAGAGAAGGGCCTCAGCACACAG GAGATCCCAGTGCACTGGTGGTCTTGGTAGAGGAAGAGCTGGTAGTGATCGACTTGCAGACAGAGGGCTGGCCGGTCATTCAGACGCCATACTTGGTTCCCCTTCACAGCTCAGCCATCACCTGCTCCCACCACGTCTCTGCTATCCCCCTCAAATTGTGGGAAAGGGTCATTGCTGCTGGAgacctgcagaaaacacactaCTCCAAAAGG CCATGGCCAATAACTGGAGGACAGAACCTGGCCTCAGATCCTCCGCAGAGAGACCTGCTTCTTACGGG GCATGAGGATGGGACGGTGCGTTTCTGGGATGCATCGGGAGTCTGTCTGTATCCCATGTACAAGTTAAGCACAGCTGGAGTCTTCCACACAGATGCTGACCCCAATGACAACATGAACCAAGGCACTGAAGGAGAGTGGCCACCATTCAGGAAG GTTGGTTGTTTCGACCCATACAGTGATGACCCGAGGCTCGGCATTCAGAAGATCCACCTTTGTAAATACAGCGGTTATCTGACTGTGGCTGGCACTGCCGGACAG ATCCTGGTGCTGGAGCTGAACGAtgaggcagcagagcagacagtggaggctAAAGTTGTGGATTTGCTGCAGGGTCAAGAGGGCTTCCGCTGGAAA GGTCACGCTCGGCTGGACGTGAGAGAGGATCCGGTGCTGTTTCCTCCAGGCTTCCAGCCCTTTTCTCTGGTGCAGTGCCAGCCTCCTGCTGTGGTCACAGCCCTCACCCTGCACTCAGAGTGGAAGCTGGTAGCTTTTGGCACCAGCCATGGCTTTGGCCTATACGACTACCAACAGAAGAACACCGTCCTCATCAA GTGCACCCTGAACCCCAGTGACCAGCTGGCCATGGAGGGTCCTCTGTCCAGGGTGAAGAGCATAAAGAAGTCCCTCCGACAGTCCTTCAGGAGAATCAGACGCAGCCGAGTTTCGCTAAGGAAACATCACGTCAACAACGCTGCCAAG CTCCAGGAGGCGAACGCTCGTCTGGAGGCCGAACTCGCAGAGATGGAGCTGGCCCCTGTCCAGAGGAAGATCGAGGCTCGCTCCTCGGATGACTCCTTCACTGGTCTTGTACGGACGCTCTATTTTGCAGACACCTTCCTCTCTGACA gtTCACATAGCACACCCTCCCTATGGGCAGGGACCAATGGGGGCTGCGTGTTTGCATACATGCTCCGCCTTCCTCCTGTAGAGCAACGAGCAGACGAACCAGTCACAGCCCAGCAGG CTAAGGAGATCCAGCTGATGCACCGGGCTCCTGTTGTTGGCATAGTGGTGCTGGATGGCCACGGAGCCCCCCTCCCTGAGCCTCTGGAGGTGGCCCACGACCTGGCTCGCTCACCGGACATGCAGGGCTCACACCACCTCCTGGTCATATCTGAGGAACAGTTCAAG GTCTTCACCCTGCCGAAGGTGAGCGCTAagatgaagctgaagctgaCGGCCATCGACGGCTCCAGAGTGCGGAGGGTAGGCGTGGCCTGGTTCGGCAGCAGTCGATCAGAAGACTACGGCGAGAGCGGCCTAGTGGTTCTGACCAATCAGGGAGACCTCCACGTGGTGTCGCTGCCGACAGTCAAGATGCAGGTTCAGTACCCCTGCATCCGCCGAGAGGATGTTAGCGGCATTGCTTCCTGTGTCTTCACAAAGCACGGACAGG GCTTCTACCTGATCTCTCCATCTGAGTTTGAACGCTTCTCTCTGTCCACCCGCTGCCTGGTGGAGCCTCGCTGTCTGGTGGAGGTTCCCCTCCGTTCAGGCTCCTCCAACCAACACAGGTCGCAGCCTGATGGAGCTTCTTCTGCTCATAG AAATGCCAGACAAGACAGTGAGGATGCAG aaGTACTTCAGGAGATCCAGAAGTCACTAGAAGGAGACCAGAC GTCATTCTTGGAGAATAATGTGAAGAGTGCTGTAGCTTGA